One Gelria sp. Kuro-4 DNA segment encodes these proteins:
- the murC gene encoding UDP-N-acetylmuramate--L-alanine ligase, giving the protein MPSNKRTIHFIGIGGAGMSAIAKVLLEAGNTITGSDLKRSEATARLARMGATIYIGHRAKNLKHPDLVVVSSAIPATNVELAAAKEAGIPIVQRGEMLAELMDDRKGIAVAGAHGKTTTTSMISLVLERAGLDPTVLIGGELNDIGGNAKVGRGEYLVAEADESDGSFLKLRPHIAVVTNVEDDHLDYYGSVEKIAAAFATFVARVPGAGLAVLCADNPTAAHIAGVCQRRTVTYGLDNPATYEARNISHRTLHSDFDVFERGAYLGSLSLSVPGRHNILNALATVAVAREVGVDFAVVREALAVFHGVHRRFELLGEVGGVYVVDDYGHHPTEIKATLSAAKLGRFSRIICVFQPHRYTRTKFLHKEFGAAFGQADELIITGIYSAGETPIAGVSSELIVDAVAAQDGPQPVYIPELKHIVPYLLERVRPGDLVLTVGAGNIWTVGEELVAALSQVKRAAQA; this is encoded by the coding sequence ATGCCGAGCAACAAACGCACCATTCACTTCATCGGCATCGGCGGCGCCGGTATGAGCGCCATTGCCAAAGTGCTACTTGAAGCAGGGAATACCATCACAGGTTCCGACCTTAAACGGTCCGAGGCCACCGCGCGGCTAGCCAGAATGGGAGCGACCATTTACATCGGCCACCGGGCGAAGAACCTGAAGCACCCGGACCTGGTGGTGGTATCGTCGGCCATTCCGGCGACCAACGTGGAGCTGGCGGCGGCCAAAGAAGCCGGTATCCCCATCGTCCAGCGTGGCGAGATGCTGGCCGAGCTTATGGACGACCGTAAAGGCATCGCCGTGGCGGGAGCGCACGGTAAAACAACAACGACTTCCATGATTTCTTTGGTTCTGGAACGGGCAGGGCTTGACCCCACCGTTCTCATCGGCGGTGAGCTCAACGACATTGGCGGTAACGCCAAAGTGGGCCGAGGCGAGTACCTGGTGGCGGAGGCCGATGAAAGTGACGGGAGCTTTCTTAAGCTCAGGCCGCACATCGCGGTGGTTACCAATGTGGAGGACGATCACCTGGACTACTACGGCAGTGTGGAAAAAATAGCGGCGGCCTTTGCGACGTTCGTGGCCCGGGTGCCGGGCGCAGGCCTCGCCGTTCTGTGCGCCGACAACCCCACCGCTGCTCACATCGCCGGCGTGTGCCAACGGCGGACAGTAACATATGGGCTTGATAACCCGGCTACCTACGAAGCCCGTAATATCAGCCACCGTACCCTGCACAGCGATTTCGATGTTTTTGAGCGCGGGGCCTACCTGGGATCGCTCAGCTTGAGTGTTCCCGGCCGGCACAACATCCTCAACGCGCTGGCCACGGTGGCCGTGGCACGAGAAGTGGGCGTGGACTTTGCCGTCGTACGGGAGGCCCTGGCCGTGTTTCACGGCGTGCATCGCCGCTTTGAGCTCTTGGGTGAAGTGGGCGGCGTCTACGTGGTGGATGACTACGGCCACCACCCCACAGAGATCAAGGCCACCCTCAGCGCGGCGAAACTGGGGCGCTTCAGCCGCATCATTTGTGTCTTCCAGCCCCACCGCTACACGCGGACCAAGTTCCTGCACAAGGAGTTCGGCGCGGCCTTCGGGCAGGCCGACGAGCTTATCATCACCGGCATCTACTCGGCCGGTGAAACACCGATTGCCGGTGTCAGCTCGGAGCTTATCGTTGACGCGGTGGCGGCGCAGGACGGGCCGCAACCGGTATACATCCCGGAGTTGAAACATATTGTACCGTACTTGCTGGAGCGCGTGCGCCCGGGCGATTTGGTGCTCACTGTGGGTGCCGGCAACATCTGGACGGTGGGCGAGGAACTGGTGGCTGCCCTCAGTCAAGTGAAACGCGCCGCCCAGGCTTAA
- a CDS encoding cell division protein FtsQ/DivIB encodes MLSKRSFRILLLIFVILMGAGGGLLRSPYFAVRSVQVLGTQRVSPEEVKELTGVRPGVNIFSLRADELAKTVSGHPWIKSIDLTRHLPGQVVLTVHERRPLFLVPYRTSFLEVAGDGVILAVRPTLSGQALPLVTGFSVAGEVRLGQRLSGPAVEQISRCLKGLPADFLAQVAEIHLDGAGEFTLYTLSRQQILLGQPENLNQKLALLAGTLAELKAQGQVAVTIDVRSAKEAVVRLKQK; translated from the coding sequence ATGCTTTCCAAACGGTCCTTCCGCATCCTTCTACTCATATTTGTCATCCTGATGGGAGCGGGCGGCGGGCTGCTGCGCTCCCCTTACTTTGCTGTACGCAGCGTGCAGGTCCTGGGTACCCAGCGGGTGAGCCCGGAGGAGGTTAAGGAACTCACCGGCGTGAGGCCGGGGGTGAACATCTTCAGCCTGCGCGCCGACGAACTGGCCAAAACGGTGAGCGGGCACCCGTGGATAAAGAGCATCGACCTTACACGTCACCTGCCCGGGCAGGTGGTGCTTACGGTTCACGAGCGCCGGCCCTTATTTTTGGTGCCCTACCGAACCTCGTTCCTGGAGGTGGCCGGCGACGGGGTGATCCTGGCTGTCCGGCCCACCTTGAGCGGACAAGCCCTGCCTTTGGTGACTGGTTTTAGCGTTGCAGGCGAGGTGCGCCTCGGCCAGCGCCTATCCGGCCCGGCGGTGGAGCAGATCAGCCGCTGCCTTAAGGGGCTGCCCGCCGACTTTCTGGCCCAGGTGGCCGAGATTCACCTGGATGGGGCGGGGGAATTCACCCTTTATACCTTGAGCAGGCAGCAGATCCTGCTGGGGCAGCCCGAAAACCTGAACCAAAAACTGGCACTTTTGGCGGGAACTTTAGCCGAGCTGAAAGCGCAGGGGCAGGTGGCGGTCACCATCGACGTCAGAAGCGCCAAAGAGGCGGTAGTCCGCCTTAAGCAGAAATAA
- the murG gene encoding undecaprenyldiphospho-muramoylpentapeptide beta-N-acetylglucosaminyltransferase yields the protein MRVLFTGGGTGGHIYPALAVAQLLRRRDSQADILFVGTERGLEQDLVPKAGFALKAIHSAGLRRRLTLANLSTLVQNLRGFGQALAIIRRFRPDVVLGTGGYVTVPVVMAAFLQGVPVVLHEQNALPGLANRWLSRFARRVAVSYADSARYFPRRKVLVSGNPVREAVWRRTREEGRQNLEIPADARLVLVFGGSRGARPVTEAAVAAAPVLLSQPGNMLLVVTGSGDFATIEEKVRCLGIQRSGKGKMLLRPYLYNMEDALAAADVVVTRAGATTIAEITARGIPAILVPSPYVTANHQEFNARLLVRRGAALMIREKELSGERLARAIEDLLARPDERARMAAAAGALGKREAAETIADEIERLARRK from the coding sequence ATGCGCGTTCTTTTTACAGGCGGTGGTACCGGGGGACACATCTACCCGGCGCTGGCGGTGGCCCAACTCCTGCGCCGGCGGGATTCCCAGGCGGACATTCTCTTTGTCGGTACCGAGCGCGGCCTGGAGCAGGACCTGGTGCCGAAGGCCGGGTTTGCGCTTAAGGCCATCCATTCGGCCGGCCTGCGCCGGCGCCTCACGCTGGCAAATTTAAGCACGCTGGTTCAGAACCTGCGCGGCTTTGGCCAGGCCCTGGCCATTATCCGGCGCTTTCGCCCGGACGTGGTGCTGGGAACGGGCGGCTATGTCACCGTCCCGGTGGTGATGGCTGCCTTTTTGCAGGGCGTTCCGGTTGTGCTGCACGAGCAAAATGCCCTGCCGGGGTTGGCCAATCGGTGGCTGAGCCGTTTTGCCCGGCGGGTTGCCGTGTCGTACGCCGATTCGGCCCGCTACTTTCCCCGGCGCAAGGTTTTGGTGAGTGGCAATCCGGTGCGGGAGGCCGTTTGGCGGCGCACGCGGGAAGAAGGGCGGCAAAACCTGGAAATCCCGGCCGATGCCCGCCTGGTGCTCGTTTTTGGGGGGAGCCGGGGGGCCCGGCCGGTGACCGAGGCCGCCGTGGCGGCGGCGCCGGTACTTCTGAGCCAGCCCGGGAATATGCTACTTGTGGTGACAGGTAGCGGCGATTTTGCTACAATTGAGGAGAAAGTGCGGTGCCTGGGTATACAGCGTTCCGGGAAGGGGAAAATGTTACTAAGACCCTATTTGTACAACATGGAAGACGCCTTGGCGGCGGCAGATGTGGTGGTAACCAGGGCCGGAGCCACCACCATTGCCGAGATCACCGCCCGCGGTATTCCTGCCATCCTGGTGCCCTCGCCTTACGTCACCGCCAACCACCAGGAATTCAACGCCCGGCTTTTGGTACGGCGGGGCGCCGCTCTTATGATCCGGGAAAAGGAACTGAGCGGCGAGCGGCTCGCGCGGGCGATCGAAGACCTCTTGGCCCGGCCGGATGAGCGGGCGCGGATGGCGGCGGCGGCCGGCGCCTTGGGAAAACGCGAGGCGGCAGAAACAATTGCCGACGAGATTGAGCGCCTGGCGCGGAGAAAGTAA
- the murA gene encoding UDP-N-acetylglucosamine 1-carboxyvinyltransferase, which yields MDRFLITGGAPLKGTVRIAGAKNATLPIMAASLLCPGTCEIHEVPDLRDVRVMCEILKLMGAKVEAGKGYCRIDAASVAACEVPENLMREMRSSIFIMGALLGRLGKVKVSYPGGCAIGPRPIDLHLKGLSALGAKITEKHGYVLAEGPALRGSDVHLDFPSVGATENIMMAAVKAQGVTVIRNAAKEPEVVDLQNFLNKMGAKIRGAGTDTIKIEGVSDLYPTSHSVIPDRIEAGTFMLAAAMTQGDVHLENVIAEHTEPVAAKLRETGAEVVSSGEGIYVTARRRLQAVDIKTLPYPGYPTDMQPQTMAMLSVAEGTSVAIENIFVNRFKHVDELRRMGAQINIEGRAAVIRGVERLSGACVEASDLRAGVALVLAGLVADGQTVLENVYHIDRGYEALEEKLRRLGAQVQRLKESR from the coding sequence ATGGACAGATTTCTTATCACCGGTGGAGCGCCGCTCAAAGGGACCGTCCGTATCGCTGGAGCAAAAAATGCCACCCTCCCTATCATGGCGGCTTCCCTGCTTTGCCCCGGCACCTGTGAGATACACGAGGTGCCGGACCTGCGCGATGTGCGGGTGATGTGCGAAATCCTGAAACTGATGGGCGCCAAGGTGGAAGCGGGCAAGGGGTACTGCCGGATCGACGCCGCCAGCGTGGCGGCGTGTGAAGTACCCGAGAACCTCATGCGCGAGATGCGCTCGTCCATCTTCATCATGGGAGCCCTGCTCGGGCGCTTGGGCAAGGTGAAGGTCTCCTACCCGGGCGGTTGCGCCATCGGGCCGCGTCCGATCGACCTACACCTCAAGGGGCTTTCCGCCCTGGGGGCCAAGATCACCGAGAAACACGGCTATGTCCTGGCCGAGGGCCCGGCCCTGCGAGGGAGCGATGTACACCTGGACTTTCCCAGTGTGGGGGCCACGGAAAACATTATGATGGCGGCGGTGAAGGCCCAGGGAGTGACTGTCATCCGCAATGCGGCGAAAGAGCCCGAGGTGGTGGATCTACAGAATTTCCTCAATAAGATGGGGGCCAAGATCCGGGGTGCTGGTACCGACACCATCAAGATTGAAGGTGTCAGCGACCTTTATCCCACCAGCCATTCCGTGATTCCGGACCGCATCGAAGCCGGCACCTTTATGCTGGCGGCGGCCATGACCCAAGGCGACGTTCACCTGGAAAACGTAATCGCTGAGCACACCGAACCGGTGGCGGCCAAACTGCGCGAGACGGGAGCGGAAGTGGTAAGCAGCGGGGAAGGGATTTACGTAACGGCCCGCCGGCGCCTGCAGGCGGTAGACATAAAGACATTGCCCTATCCGGGGTACCCGACCGACATGCAGCCGCAGACCATGGCCATGCTGAGCGTTGCCGAAGGCACCAGCGTGGCAATTGAAAACATTTTTGTCAATCGCTTCAAACATGTCGATGAACTCCGCCGGATGGGCGCCCAGATCAACATTGAGGGCCGGGCGGCGGTTATCCGGGGCGTGGAGCGCCTGAGCGGCGCCTGCGTAGAGGCCTCCGACCTCAGAGCCGGCGTAGCCCTGGTGCTGGCCGGGCTGGTCGCCGACGGGCAGACGGTGCTGGAGAACGTTTACCATATCGATCGCGGCTACGAGGCCTTGGAGGAAAAGTTGCGGCGCCTGGGTGCTCAGGTACAGCGGCTGAAAGAATCGCGGTGA